A part of Dehalococcoidia bacterium genomic DNA contains:
- a CDS encoding leucine-rich repeat domain-containing protein, producing the protein MKRLLVVLLLAAIIVGSCIAVFTGSPLQVSADDPVITFPDPGLDAAIRTTINKSTGDIYQSDLDGLTYLDAQVMNISDLTGLEHCTNLSTLYLSNNQINNISTLSSLYSLQELSLNNNQIGNISMLSGLINLHQLFIDSTNISDISPLSGLTNLQWLCAEENQIADISSLSGLTNLQKLYLGSNQVSNLSVLSSLTNLQWLYLGDNGLTNISSLPVITNLQFLDLGNNQISNISALSDFTSLQGLYLGNNQLSDIIMISSLSNLQDLSLGNNQIDNISALSGLNSLQTLNINDNQISDVNALSGLSNMQYLDFQDNQIGNISALSGLTDLQTLLLSDNNISDISALSGFASLQTLFLNNNDINNISPLSGLVSIHGLELRANQIVDIQPLVNNSGLDSGDYVVLGANPLSAASINTYIPALKDRGVTVYYSPQTLNITNASANMSGFSIYDPAEKINNPCAGEDTYVYIEINEEGSRLNGSSISSADGIVTESLFYLDNESIAMHDSEEFPDHGFQVVVNPYLTYNVSIDDFEGEVDLAQVELTLQSGTISSMFVFLAIGDGVAHNITITAAVNGSDIQSTTPITVEARAPISEAWVDDDFDASTPGWGCDHFASIQDGIDAVSGSTVHVAEGIYYENIVLKDGVELLGADMNSTIIDGMQNGSVVTAINCGNTTKLEGFTLTNGSGTDESFYRLGGGMYNYNASPTITNCIFRDNSVGHKTYVNGGGMYNDASSPTITNCIFQNNVAGSVCFSNGGGMYNNVSSPTITNCIFQNNAASSDYCESYGGGMANDKSSPIITNCVFWGNSANDGGGGVIHNSGSSPTITNCILWYDSPNEIANYGTGAPIVTYSNVQGGYSGTGNINSDPLFMDAATGDFHLSTGSPCIDAGSNSAPSLPSLDYEGDPRILPVWGTVDMGADEYIHPAPSCDSWDVQYRIVGGQITMNYSAAGITPVKKIVPLSEEHGGYMTFKFCKEANNGGRLVVIPQDSWYMENITVENVMTGIDMNLSIRLDSDASGILYVDDNIGDVDVSSDSVSGRTPVQIDTIGDGTMDVAGSMLIPMTLVGDFNTSVGQSGELPFGMTFTTGNTTNVAHIPINPKMDGATMSSEGVPFAEEGGVAPYAGTNGTITATGTGDCLGIRLVGIRIDFQFEMKLELEPVPPSDFYGDADQDGALSIGDYSYLRLMLFNKQPFNPGGDVDQDGTLSIGDYSYLRLMLFNKQPIVNKYESSYDFLHGVGSNKWAKSKTIDSVSPVDHFDNESGWTEAGDTEYNNIATTNGNVYTITGTPGLYSALQCKFTLYENPGAITSIGVTLNGSAETDGDALQLWAWNFDSGSWRQIGSDFSMTTNIESYTAWTAWGKVYADYIDGDGYMYILANLNNADQDMNVDYIKLSAVW; encoded by the coding sequence CAGCGATTCGGACAACCATAAACAAGTCGACAGGCGATATATATCAATCGGATTTGGATGGGCTTACATATTTAGATGCCCAAGTTATGAATATCAGTGATTTGACCGGCCTTGAACACTGCACTAACCTGAGCACCCTCTACCTTTCTAACAATCAGATAAACAATATCAGTACGCTGTCAAGCCTCTATAGTTTACAGGAGCTATCCCTTAATAATAATCAGATAGGCAATATCAGTATGCTGTCAGGATTAATTAATCTGCATCAACTTTTTATTGATAGTACCAATATAAGCGATATCAGCCCTCTATCAGGCCTTACTAACCTGCAGTGGCTGTGTGCTGAAGAGAATCAAATTGCCGATATCTCTTCCTTGTCAGGTCTAACTAACCTCCAAAAGCTATATCTCGGGAGCAACCAGGTAAGCAACCTATCTGTGCTATCGAGCTTAACTAACCTGCAATGGCTTTACCTTGGGGATAACGGACTGACCAATATAAGCTCACTCCCGGTGATTACCAATCTGCAATTCCTCGACCTTGGGAACAATCAAATAAGTAATATAAGTGCGCTGTCAGATTTCACCAGCCTGCAGGGGCTTTACCTTGGGAATAATCAACTGAGCGATATCATAATGATATCGAGTCTTAGCAACCTGCAAGATCTTTCACTTGGAAACAACCAGATAGACAATATCTCTGCGCTATCAGGGCTTAATAGTCTGCAGACCCTTAATATCAATGACAATCAGATAAGCGATGTCAATGCTCTGTCCGGTCTTAGCAATATGCAATACCTTGACTTTCAGGATAACCAGATAGGCAATATCAGCGCGCTGTCCGGGCTCACCGACCTGCAAACCCTTCTGCTTTCCGATAATAATATAAGCGACATATCTGCATTATCCGGTTTCGCCAGTCTGCAAACCCTGTTTCTTAACAACAATGATATAAACAATATAAGTCCGCTCTCAGGCCTCGTTAGTATTCACGGTCTCGAGCTCAGAGCGAATCAAATAGTGGATATCCAGCCCTTGGTGAACAATAGCGGACTTGACTCCGGCGACTATGTTGTACTTGGAGCCAACCCGCTAAGCGCCGCCTCAATAAATACATACATTCCTGCCCTTAAGGATCGAGGCGTTACTGTTTATTACTCGCCTCAAACGTTGAATATCACCAACGCTTCAGCGAATATGTCCGGTTTCAGCATCTATGACCCCGCGGAGAAAATAAACAATCCCTGTGCCGGAGAGGATACATATGTCTATATTGAAATAAACGAGGAAGGGTCCAGGCTCAACGGCTCCTCAATATCGTCGGCGGATGGGATAGTTACCGAAAGCCTGTTCTATCTGGATAACGAGAGCATTGCAATGCATGATTCGGAGGAATTCCCTGACCATGGTTTCCAAGTAGTGGTTAACCCTTACCTAACCTATAACGTTTCAATAGATGATTTCGAGGGCGAGGTCGACCTGGCTCAAGTGGAGCTGACACTGCAAAGTGGCACAATCAGTAGCATGTTTGTTTTTCTTGCTATTGGAGACGGTGTTGCCCACAATATAACTATAACCGCAGCGGTAAATGGCAGCGACATACAGAGCACAACACCGATAACTGTAGAGGCTAGAGCTCCGATCTCGGAGGCATGGGTGGACGATGACTTTGATGCCTCAACTCCAGGCTGGGGCTGCGACCATTTTGCAAGTATCCAGGACGGCATAGATGCCGTGTCCGGCTCAACGGTGCACGTGGCGGAGGGAATATACTATGAGAATATTGTGCTTAAGGATGGGGTTGAGCTGCTCGGCGCGGATATGAACTCAACAATCATAGATGGAATGCAGAACGGCTCCGTTGTTACGGCGATCAATTGCGGTAATACCACAAAGCTTGAGGGATTTACCTTAACCAACGGCAGCGGTACTGATGAATCGTTTTATAGATTAGGTGGAGGGATGTACAACTATAACGCCTCACCTACAATCACCAACTGCATCTTCAGGGATAACTCGGTAGGTCACAAGACTTACGTGAATGGTGGAGGAATGTACAATGACGCCTCCTCACCCACGATTACGAACTGTATTTTTCAGAACAATGTCGCAGGCTCTGTTTGTTTTAGCAATGGTGGAGGGATGTACAATAACGTCTCCTCACCCACAATTACGAACTGTATTTTTCAGAACAATGCCGCAAGCTCTGATTATTGTGAAAGCTATGGCGGAGGAATGGCTAACGATAAGTCCTCGCCCATAATTACGAACTGTGTTTTCTGGGGCAATTCGGCCAACGACGGCGGCGGCGGTGTAATACATAATAGTGGCTCCTCGCCCACAATTACTAACTGTATCCTGTGGTATGATTCGCCCAATGAAATTGCTAATTACGGCACAGGTGCACCTATTGTTACCTACAGCAATGTGCAGGGCGGCTACTCTGGAACAGGCAACATCAACTCCGACCCTCTCTTCATGGACGCGGCAACGGGCGACTTCCATCTGAGCACAGGCTCGCCGTGCATCGACGCCGGCAGCAACTCTGCGCCGTCCCTTCCGAGTCTGGACTATGAAGGCGATCCGCGCATCCTGCCGGTATGGGGCACTGTGGACATGGGGGCGGATGAATATATACATCCCGCGCCTTCCTGCGACTCATGGGACGTCCAATACAGGATAGTGGGCGGACAGATAACCATGAATTATTCGGCCGCCGGGATTACACCTGTTAAGAAGATAGTCCCGCTCTCTGAGGAACACGGCGGATATATGACCTTCAAGTTCTGCAAGGAAGCTAATAATGGCGGCAGGCTTGTCGTCATTCCTCAGGACAGCTGGTACATGGAGAATATCACGGTTGAGAATGTTATGACCGGCATTGATATGAATCTCTCAATAAGGCTTGATAGCGACGCATCGGGTATTCTGTACGTCGATGATAACATCGGTGATGTGGATGTCTCTTCCGATAGCGTTTCCGGCAGGACGCCCGTTCAGATAGACACAATCGGCGATGGAACGATGGACGTCGCAGGCTCCATGCTCATCCCTATGACGCTGGTCGGCGACTTCAACACCTCTGTTGGACAAAGCGGAGAACTGCCCTTCGGCATGACCTTTACAACGGGCAATACCACCAACGTTGCACACATACCTATTAATCCAAAAATGGACGGAGCTACCATGTCAAGCGAGGGCGTGCCGTTTGCGGAAGAAGGTGGTGTTGCCCCTTACGCAGGGACAAACGGCACCATCACCGCCACGGGAACCGGCGACTGTCTGGGAATAAGGTTGGTGGGGATCCGTATCGACTTCCAGTTTGAGATGAAGCTGGAGCTTGAGCCTGTACCTCCGAGCGACTTCTATGGCGATGCTGACCAGGATGGTGCGCTCTCCATCGGGGATTACTCTTACCTCAGACTAATGCTCTTCAATAAACAGCCCTTCAACCCTGGCGGTGACGTAGATCAAGACGGTACGCTTTCTATCGGGGATTACTCTTACCTCAGACTAATGCTCTTTAACAAACAACCTATAGTGAACAAGTATGAATCCTCCTATGACTTCCTACACGGCGTGGGCTCCAACAAGTGGGCCAAGAGCAAAACGATTGATTCAGTCTCTCCTGTCGACCACTTCGATAACGAATCCGGATGGACCGAAGCCGGCGACACGGAATACAACAACATCGCCACCACCAACGGCAACGTATATACTATCACAGGAACGCCCGGTCTCTACTCCGCGCTACAATGTAAGTTCACACTGTATGAGAACCCGGGTGCAATAACCAGCATAGGGGTTACGCTCAACGGCTCGGCGGAGACAGACGGCGATGCTCTTCAGCTATGGGCTTGGAACTTCGATTCCGGCTCATGGCGGCAGATCGGCAGCGACTTTTCTATGACTACAAATATCGAATCTTACACGGCGTGGACAGCCTGGGGTAAGGTGTACGCGGATTATATCGACGGCGACGGCTATATGTATATACTGGCGAACTTGAATAATGCCGACCAAGACATGAATGTGGATTACATCAAGCTAAGCGCGGTATGGTAG
- a CDS encoding PAC2 family protein: protein MEEIIYFKEPKLRDPYLIAAWPGMGGVAIIAAKYLIEKLNAEELGFISPEEFFDLNGVFVQNSVVKEFQFPENKFYFAEGKGSRDWIIFTGEAQPAANGYLLANFVLDIAEKFEVKRVHTFAAAPTHIHHTKKPKVSAAVTSSELLAELALYNVNQLKEGSISGMNGLLLGAAKHRNIEGICLLGEIPIYTTHVANPRSSKAVLEVLTQISDLEIDLADMDKWAQDSDKQIEDKINQLKDSFGDEASGLIDYFQRLAEQTAGEDQLPEHPSDELLQDIERFLKDQGEQKDGH from the coding sequence ATGGAAGAGATCATATATTTCAAAGAGCCGAAGCTTCGGGATCCGTACCTCATCGCGGCCTGGCCCGGCATGGGTGGCGTGGCCATAATCGCGGCCAAGTATCTCATCGAGAAGCTGAATGCTGAAGAGCTCGGTTTCATCTCGCCGGAGGAGTTCTTCGATCTGAACGGCGTATTTGTTCAGAACAGCGTGGTTAAGGAGTTCCAGTTCCCGGAAAACAAATTCTACTTCGCAGAGGGCAAAGGATCCAGGGATTGGATCATCTTCACGGGAGAGGCACAGCCAGCCGCCAACGGCTACCTGCTGGCCAACTTCGTCCTAGATATCGCCGAGAAGTTCGAGGTAAAGCGGGTGCATACCTTTGCCGCCGCCCCGACACATATCCATCACACTAAGAAACCAAAGGTCTCGGCCGCCGTGACCAGCAGCGAGTTACTCGCTGAACTGGCACTGTACAATGTCAACCAACTTAAAGAGGGGAGCATAAGCGGCATGAACGGCCTGCTCCTGGGAGCGGCCAAGCACAGGAACATCGAAGGCATCTGCCTGCTGGGCGAGATTCCAATTTATACCACCCACGTCGCCAATCCGCGTTCCTCCAAGGCCGTGCTTGAAGTGCTGACCCAGATTTCGGACCTGGAGATCGACCTTGCCGACATGGACAAGTGGGCGCAAGATTCCGATAAGCAGATAGAGGATAAGATAAATCAGTTGAAGGACTCTTTCGGGGATGAGGCCAGCGGGCTCATCGACTATTTCCAGCGTCTTGCCGAGCAGACCGCCGGGGAGGACCAGCTGCCCGAGCATCCCAGCGACGAGTTGCTGCAGGACATTGAGCGCTTCCTTAAGGACCAGGGAGAACAGAAGGACGGGCATTAG
- a CDS encoding MBL fold metallo-hydrolase: protein MKLFDNLHCYIWQGKGNNCNTYVFTGALEGDRPHVLIDPGHVMNEMKEPCLDTLLKGMGKDGIKPEDIGLIINTHGHWDHFQASRALVQLSRKKAGVPDETLVTLHEKETEYLASVFEYMSQKARESVFFEPSFYLVDGELNLGKQLTLRVINTPGHTPGSLSLYWPEKRLVITGDLLFYGGVGRTDFGGDGQELKQSIERLMELDIEYVLPGHSTELGSIIQGRDKVQKNFAMVKMSYFSML, encoded by the coding sequence ATGAAACTGTTCGACAACCTACATTGCTACATATGGCAGGGCAAGGGCAACAACTGCAACACCTACGTCTTCACCGGCGCGCTGGAAGGCGACCGTCCGCATGTGCTGATCGACCCCGGACACGTTATGAACGAGATGAAGGAGCCCTGTCTGGACACGCTACTCAAGGGCATGGGCAAGGACGGGATCAAGCCCGAGGATATCGGATTGATAATAAACACCCACGGCCACTGGGACCACTTCCAGGCCAGCCGCGCACTTGTGCAACTGAGCAGAAAGAAGGCGGGTGTTCCCGACGAAACGCTGGTCACGCTGCACGAAAAGGAGACGGAATACCTGGCATCGGTTTTCGAATATATGTCCCAGAAGGCCAGGGAGTCGGTCTTTTTCGAGCCGTCGTTCTATCTGGTCGACGGAGAGTTGAACCTGGGGAAACAGCTTACGCTCCGGGTGATAAACACGCCGGGGCATACACCGGGGTCGCTCTCGCTATACTGGCCGGAGAAACGACTGGTCATCACGGGCGACCTGCTCTTCTATGGCGGCGTTGGACGGACGGATTTCGGCGGCGACGGACAGGAATTAAAGCAGAGCATCGAGCGGCTGATGGAGCTTGATATCGAGTACGTACTGCCCGGCCACAGCACCGAGCTGGGATCGATAATACAGGGCAGGGACAAGGTGCAGAAGAACTTCGCTATGGTAAAGATGAGCTATTTCTCAATGCTGTAG
- a CDS encoding CaiB/BaiF CoA-transferase family protein: MALEGIKIIDLTRLGPGPFCVMLLADMGADVIKVEAAGGRASMTIETMEDETAERRRVFNAEGRNKRAIGLNLKTEEARQVLYKMVKDADVVVEEFRPGVLQRLGCDYDTLSKINPRIILCSITGFGQDGPYAQLPGHDLNYISIGGAQGMIGPRNGPPVMTLNLIGDYSGGSFQAALGICMALLARERTGKGQHVDISMTDGVVSLMHGEAAGYFDTGRVPTRGDMLVIGGAPFYGVYETKDGKYITIGALEPWFWSNLCELIDRKDLLASEWDWNRWAEITEDFKKIFKTKTQKEWVELLRTKDVCVAPVYTLDETFQDPQILHRNMVIEMDHPKIGKVKQVGIGIKMSDTPGKVKSLAPKPGEHTNAILNDLGYSKEEIAKLRESGAVA; encoded by the coding sequence ATGGCACTGGAAGGTATCAAGATAATTGACCTGACCCGACTGGGACCGGGCCCGTTCTGCGTTATGCTGCTGGCTGACATGGGCGCCGATGTGATAAAGGTCGAGGCCGCCGGCGGGCGCGCCTCAATGACCATCGAGACCATGGAGGACGAGACCGCGGAGCGGCGGCGCGTGTTCAACGCCGAGGGGCGCAACAAGCGCGCCATCGGGCTTAACCTGAAGACGGAAGAGGCCAGGCAGGTTCTCTATAAGATGGTCAAGGACGCCGATGTCGTCGTTGAGGAGTTCCGCCCCGGCGTGCTGCAGCGCCTCGGCTGCGATTACGACACGTTGAGCAAGATAAATCCGCGCATAATCCTGTGTTCGATCACGGGCTTCGGGCAGGACGGGCCGTACGCACAGCTTCCCGGCCACGACCTGAACTATATTTCGATAGGTGGAGCGCAGGGCATGATCGGCCCGCGCAACGGCCCGCCGGTAATGACGCTGAACCTCATCGGCGATTATTCCGGCGGCAGCTTTCAGGCGGCGCTCGGCATCTGCATGGCGCTGCTGGCGCGCGAGCGCACCGGCAAGGGGCAGCACGTGGATATCTCCATGACCGACGGCGTCGTCTCACTGATGCACGGCGAGGCGGCGGGCTACTTCGATACCGGCCGAGTCCCCACCCGCGGCGACATGCTGGTCATCGGCGGCGCCCCGTTCTACGGCGTGTATGAGACCAAGGACGGCAAATACATCACCATCGGCGCGCTTGAGCCGTGGTTCTGGAGCAACCTGTGCGAGCTCATCGACCGCAAGGACCTGCTGGCCTCCGAGTGGGACTGGAACAGGTGGGCCGAAATCACCGAGGACTTCAAGAAGATTTTCAAGACCAAGACGCAGAAGGAGTGGGTCGAGCTGCTGCGCACGAAGGACGTCTGCGTCGCTCCGGTCTATACGCTCGACGAAACCTTCCAGGACCCGCAGATACTGCACCGCAATATGGTCATAGAGATGGACCATCCCAAGATAGGCAAGGTGAAGCAGGTGGGCATCGGCATCAAGATGTCCGATACGCCGGGCAAGGTGAAGAGCCTGGCGCCCAAGCCGGGCGAGCACACAAATGCGATTCTGAACGACTTGGGATATTCCAAAGAGGAGATCGCAAAGCTGAGGGAATCGGGCGCCGTAGCCTAG
- a CDS encoding ROK family protein, translated as MKEKLNVGVDIGGTKIDAVLADDCGNIIKRELKETRASEGPNAVIKRIVDAVKAVSSGSKIAAVGIGAAGIIDVETGLITTSPNLPGWRNIKLKDILERELGIKTFVDNDATVAALAEHKFGIAAGCDHFICVTLGTGIGGGIVTNGQVYRGTSGAAGEIGHMTIDVNGPLCGCGNRGCWETLASGSALEREAKAKMAEGIQTTIPRYAKGSDGRVTAKGIFLAAQDGDELAKKLIEQLGFYVGVGLSNLINIFNPQLVVISGGVSRMGDMLLEPARKTVRERAFELSAKAVRVEVSSLGYDAGPLGAVALALSELSR; from the coding sequence ATGAAAGAGAAGCTGAACGTGGGCGTGGACATAGGCGGCACCAAGATTGATGCCGTGCTTGCCGACGACTGCGGCAATATTATAAAGCGCGAACTCAAAGAGACGCGCGCCAGCGAGGGCCCAAACGCCGTCATCAAGCGCATCGTCGACGCCGTGAAGGCCGTCTCCTCCGGCAGCAAGATCGCGGCCGTGGGCATAGGCGCCGCCGGCATAATCGATGTTGAAACCGGCCTTATCACGACTTCACCCAATTTGCCAGGCTGGCGTAACATCAAGCTCAAAGACATTCTCGAACGAGAACTCGGCATAAAGACCTTTGTTGATAATGACGCTACCGTGGCTGCGCTGGCTGAACACAAGTTCGGCATAGCGGCGGGATGCGACCATTTCATCTGCGTGACCCTGGGCACCGGCATCGGCGGCGGCATCGTGACGAACGGTCAGGTATATCGGGGGACCTCCGGCGCCGCCGGAGAGATCGGTCACATGACAATAGACGTCAACGGCCCGCTGTGCGGTTGCGGCAACAGAGGCTGCTGGGAGACGCTTGCATCGGGCTCGGCGCTGGAGCGCGAGGCTAAAGCGAAGATGGCGGAAGGAATTCAAACGACTATTCCCAGGTACGCCAAGGGAAGCGACGGCAGGGTCACCGCCAAGGGCATCTTCCTTGCGGCTCAGGACGGCGATGAACTGGCTAAAAAGCTCATTGAGCAGCTTGGCTTCTACGTCGGGGTAGGGCTGTCCAACCTTATCAATATCTTTAATCCGCAGCTCGTGGTCATCTCGGGCGGGGTCTCACGCATGGGCGATATGCTGCTCGAACCGGCCAGGAAAACGGTACGCGAGCGCGCCTTCGAGCTTTCGGCGAAGGCGGTCCGCGTTGAAGTCTCATCGCTGGGATATGACGCCGGGCCGCTGGGAGCGGTGGCCCTGGCGCTCAGCGAACTGTCACGCTAA
- the msrA gene encoding peptide-methionine (S)-S-oxide reductase MsrA: MGNSNAKSQANETATLAGGCFWCLEAAFKELKGVERVVSGYTGGAVQNPSYEQVCSGGTGQAEAVQVTFDPKVVSYRDILDVFFSIHDPTTLNRQGNDVGTQYRSAIFYHSDEQKSIAEEKVRELDSSKILSSPIVTEIVPLDAFYPAEDYHQDYYAHHGSQPYCRAVIEPKLSKLRKQYGDKLIA; this comes from the coding sequence ATCGGCAACAGCAACGCCAAATCGCAAGCTAACGAAACAGCCACCCTCGCCGGCGGCTGCTTCTGGTGCCTGGAGGCCGCCTTCAAGGAGCTCAAGGGCGTCGAGCGCGTCGTGTCCGGCTATACGGGAGGGGCGGTGCAAAACCCGAGCTATGAGCAGGTGTGCAGCGGGGGGACGGGTCAAGCCGAGGCGGTCCAGGTCACATTCGATCCGAAGGTCGTTTCGTATCGGGATATCCTCGACGTCTTTTTCTCGATTCACGACCCGACGACGCTGAACCGCCAGGGCAACGACGTCGGCACGCAGTATCGCTCGGCGATTTTCTATCACAGCGACGAACAGAAAAGCATCGCCGAGGAAAAGGTTCGAGAGCTCGATTCGTCGAAGATTTTGAGCAGTCCGATCGTCACCGAAATCGTTCCACTCGACGCATTCTATCCGGCGGAGGACTATCATCAGGATTACTATGCACATCACGGCTCACAGCCCTATTGCCGCGCCGTTATCGAACCGAAGTTGTCGAAGCTCCGTAAGCAGTATGGCGATAAATTGATAGCGTAG
- a CDS encoding GNAT family N-acetyltransferase: protein MSVKIRKADIEDAKGIAELLKKADMSVYTTHTPYNMTAVNIAKHIKLCHADKSHSIYVAENADGGIVGYLGAHWLPYLFLDGPEGYLSELFIDESYRGNAIGTKLLETAKEEAKKRGCSRLLLLNSRSRESYRRSFYRKKGWTEREEAANFVYNLK, encoded by the coding sequence ATGAGTGTAAAAATCAGAAAAGCTGATATTGAAGATGCGAAAGGCATCGCCGAACTGCTTAAGAAGGCCGACATGTCCGTTTACACGACTCATACGCCTTACAATATGACTGCTGTCAACATCGCGAAGCACATCAAGCTTTGCCATGCCGACAAGAGCCACTCCATCTATGTGGCGGAGAACGCTGACGGCGGAATCGTCGGCTACTTAGGGGCGCACTGGCTGCCCTACCTCTTTCTCGACGGGCCGGAGGGCTACCTCTCCGAGCTGTTCATCGACGAATCTTATCGCGGCAACGCCATAGGCACAAAGCTGCTGGAGACGGCGAAGGAAGAGGCCAAAAAGCGCGGCTGTTCCAGGCTGCTGCTGCTGAACAGCAGGTCGCGCGAGTCATACCGGCGCTCATTCTACCGCAAGAAGGGCTGGACCGAGCGCGAAGAGGCGGCCAACTTCGTCTACAACCTGAAGTAG
- a CDS encoding adenosine-specific kinase — MEFKLVQIDKPEGMNFILGQTHFIKSVEDIHEALVQAVPGIKFGLAFCEASGPTLVRASGTEKELIKMAKKNALLLGAGHSFIIMLGEGYFPLNVLNTVKVVPEVCHVFCATANPTQVIVAESEQGRGILGVIDGYSARKAETEGDKSKRKEFLRKIGYKL, encoded by the coding sequence ATGGAGTTTAAGCTTGTTCAGATCGACAAACCGGAGGGTATGAATTTTATCCTGGGACAGACGCACTTCATCAAGAGTGTTGAGGATATACACGAGGCGCTGGTGCAGGCCGTGCCGGGCATCAAGTTCGGCCTGGCGTTCTGCGAGGCCAGCGGCCCCACGCTGGTGCGCGCCTCGGGAACCGAAAAGGAACTGATAAAAATGGCAAAGAAGAACGCCCTGCTGCTGGGCGCCGGACACTCCTTCATCATTATGCTCGGCGAAGGCTACTTCCCCCTGAACGTACTGAACACCGTGAAGGTGGTTCCGGAGGTCTGCCATGTCTTCTGCGCCACCGCCAACCCGACCCAGGTGATCGTGGCTGAGAGCGAGCAGGGGCGGGGTATCCTGGGCGTAATCGACGGATACAGCGCCAGAAAGGCCGAGACCGAAGGTGATAAGTCCAAACGCAAGGAGTTCCTCAGGAAGATCGGATACAAACTATAG
- a CDS encoding YajD family HNH nuclease produces MSPAKKDSDKMNRLEAQVRRERVKWDQSYRGQALKILPHICSHCGREFSGKQLKELTVHHKDNDHTNNPQDGSNWELLCIYCHDNAHTRSLQAHGYVPPQTGAGGQSRSTYKPFENLKALLGNDESKEEG; encoded by the coding sequence ATGTCGCCCGCTAAAAAAGACTCCGACAAAATGAACCGGCTCGAAGCGCAGGTGCGGCGCGAGCGCGTGAAGTGGGACCAGAGCTATCGCGGCCAGGCCCTCAAGATACTGCCCCACATCTGCTCTCACTGCGGCCGCGAGTTCTCCGGCAAGCAGCTCAAGGAGCTAACGGTACATCACAAGGACAACGATCACACCAATAATCCCCAGGACGGCAGCAACTGGGAGCTGCTCTGCATCTACTGCCATGACAACGCCCACACAAGGTCGCTGCAGGCCCACGGCTATGTGCCTCCGCAAACGGGCGCAGGCGGACAGTCGCGCTCAACGTACAAGCCTTTCGAGAACCTCAAAGCTTTGTTAGGTAACGATGAGTCGAAAGAAGAGGGTTAA